The genomic segment TATTGGAAAATGTGGGGTCAAGGGTAATGCCGTTACGCTGCGCCGAGGCAGCCCATTGCACCTTCAGATGTTCGGTGGGAACAACCACGATCACGCGATCTACCGTGCGCTTGTTCAACAGCTCAGAGGCGAGCCGCAGCGCGAACGTGGTTTTACCGGCACCCGGGGTTGCGACCGCAAGGAAGTCCTTGGGCTGGGTGCGTTCGTACTTGGTGAGGGCGGCCTGCTGCCAGGCGCGAAGGTTAGCACTCACTTGCGCCGCAGACCTCGATAAATCTGCTCGCAGTCGGGGCACACGGGAGAACCCGGCTTGGCTTGCTTGGTCACGGGAAAAGTCTCCCCGCAGAGGGCCACAACCATTTTGCCACTCACGGCGGAGTCGACAATCTGATCCTTCTTCACGTAGTGGAAGAACTTCGGCGTGTCATCGTCAGTGCCGGTGTTCTCCCTGATGTCGGGACGCTCGATGGTAGTTGTCTGAGTACTCACCTGAACCATCATGCCCGAAAAGTGGCGTCTTCTCATCCTGCCCCGTGACGGGAAGGGCTAGGCTTGTTCACGATGACTGGAGATGACGAATACGTTGATGAACCGGCGGAGCAGCACTCGGCCGAGGAGACGGCGTCGACAAGCGCCCGCCGCAGCCGCCTACAGGCGCTGCGTCGCCGGATGCGTAAAGCCGAGCTCATCACCGATGCGCGCCGCACCTCGGCGCAGAATTATCGCCACCGCAAAACCGTCTACGCCATCTTGCAGGGTTCACGCATCCCCTTTTTGTTCCTCAGTGCCGCCACCTATTTCCTATGGGAGAACATGGTGGTCTCTGGGATACTTTTTGTGATCTCCACCCTGCTGCCGTGGGTGGCGGTGGTGATTGCCAATGGCGCGGGCGAGCCCGAAGACAAGCGGCATCCACGCCAGTACAAACCGGATGTGCAGCGCGCCCAGCGTGCCGCTCACGCCCGTGCCATGGAGCAGCGCTCCGCCCGCCCCCAGCTGGGCCCGGGCACTGGCGAGCACATCATTATTGACGCAGACGAAAACTAGACGTTAAAGGCCTAAAACTATCGTGACCACCTCTCTTGCCGCGCGCGTAGGCGCCGACATCGCCGATGTGTGCTCCCGCATCGGCTACACCCACGCCGGAATTGCCAGCTCCCTAGGCCCCGCTGCTTTCGCCGCCATGGGACGCGGCGAACCAGCCGCTGTACGCCGCGTGCTCGGCCACACCGCACTGCACGAGGCCATCCGCCTATTCATCCTCCACGATCCCCTCCCCCTTAAGCGCTGCGAAAACCTTCTGGGCTCCGCGCTTATCGACGCCCTCCTCGAGCTGTCTTGGGCCGAAGAGGACGACGACAACCTACGGGTGATCATCGATATCCGCCCGCTGGATCGCGGCGGGCGCGCTGGGTGGGTGATATCCGATATGGATGCCTCAATGGTCCAGCACATCCCCGGCAAGGAGCATGTGCTCGGTGTTGGCGCCGCATCACTGTCGCTGGCCGAGGCCGTGCCGCACTCACCGGTAGACACCCTGCTCGATCTTGGCTGCGGTTCAGGGGTCCAACTGATCCTGCAGGCCGACTGCGCAGAGCGGCTCAGCGGCAGCGACATCTCCGAACGGGCGCTCAGCTTCGCCCACGCCAGCCTCGCCGCTTCTCACGTTGACGCTGAGCTGCTTCACGGCCCTTGGTTTGAGCCCGTGCACGAGCGCCGTTTCGACCGCATCGTGGCCAATCCTCCCTTTGTGGTCGGCCCCGCCTCGATCGATCACGTCTACCGGGACTCGGGCAAAGACCTCGACGGCGCCACCGAGCTAGTGGTGCGCGAAGCCTGCGCGCACCTCAGCGAGGATGGCAGCGCCCACCTCGTGGGGGCGTGGGCCCTTGACGGCGGAAATTGGGCCCAGCGGGTCAGCGCGTGGATCCCTTCCACCGGCTACGCCGCCTGGGTGCTCGAGCGCGACCGTGTGGACGCCCCGCGCTACGTCTCCACCTGGTTGAAGGATGAATCCATCGACCCCCGCAGCGATATCGGTCAACGCAGAACCGAGCAATGGCTGGACCACTTCGACCGACACGGCATCACTGGGGTGGGCTTCGGCTTCATCCACATCCAGCGCCTCGAGGAGGATACTCCCAGCGAGGTGGTCTGCGAGGACTTCTCGTCCGCCTCAACCAGCGGACTCGGCGATGAGGTGGAGGAATACTTCCTCCGCACCGCTTGGCTGCGCCAGCAAAGCTCCAGCTCGATGCTGGCAAGCTGCTACCAGCTGCGCCCCGGGGTGTGCATCGATCGCATTAGCCGTACCGACGATGAAGCCGGCATCGGCATGCGTCGAGACAGCGTGCACATTGCCCGCACCGACGGACCGCGCTTTAGCCACGAAATCGACGAAGCCGTCGCCGCCCTCGTGGCTGGTCTTCACCCGCAGGGACTGCCGTTGGGTGAAATCG from the Corynebacterium ciconiae DSM 44920 genome contains:
- a CDS encoding DUF7782 domain-containing protein → MTTSLAARVGADIADVCSRIGYTHAGIASSLGPAAFAAMGRGEPAAVRRVLGHTALHEAIRLFILHDPLPLKRCENLLGSALIDALLELSWAEEDDDNLRVIIDIRPLDRGGRAGWVISDMDASMVQHIPGKEHVLGVGAASLSLAEAVPHSPVDTLLDLGCGSGVQLILQADCAERLSGSDISERALSFAHASLAASHVDAELLHGPWFEPVHERRFDRIVANPPFVVGPASIDHVYRDSGKDLDGATELVVREACAHLSEDGSAHLVGAWALDGGNWAQRVSAWIPSTGYAAWVLERDRVDAPRYVSTWLKDESIDPRSDIGQRRTEQWLDHFDRHGITGVGFGFIHIQRLEEDTPSEVVCEDFSSASTSGLGDEVEEYFLRTAWLRQQSSSSMLASCYQLRPGVCIDRISRTDDEAGIGMRRDSVHIARTDGPRFSHEIDEAVAALVAGLHPQGLPLGEIVELYAAAEGMDSSAILPQVITVMVDMIRHGLVLPAELIAD
- a CDS encoding DUF3039 domain-containing protein, producing the protein MSTQTTTIERPDIRENTGTDDDTPKFFHYVKKDQIVDSAVSGKMVVALCGETFPVTKQAKPGSPVCPDCEQIYRGLRRK
- a CDS encoding DUF3099 domain-containing protein encodes the protein MTGDDEYVDEPAEQHSAEETASTSARRSRLQALRRRMRKAELITDARRTSAQNYRHRKTVYAILQGSRIPFLFLSAATYFLWENMVVSGILFVISTLLPWVAVVIANGAGEPEDKRHPRQYKPDVQRAQRAAHARAMEQRSARPQLGPGTGEHIIIDADEN